The following are from one region of the bacterium genome:
- a CDS encoding DUF2127 domain-containing protein, which yields MTLTSAPTAGSRRAGLEFFGRPWPVFLIAVQKGISTLAIVAGAVFAFVLRGHPGENPVQVAFSRRLSRGAHSAVVHWLAAHVPYLSSNQALALGIGLVLWAGVFAAETIGVWIQAAWGELLVIAETAAFLPVEGWRIAHHPRPPEFVAVSINLLILGYLIRKYLRRRRGEA from the coding sequence TTGACGCTCACGTCGGCGCCAACGGCCGGTAGCCGGCGCGCCGGTCTGGAGTTCTTTGGCAGGCCGTGGCCGGTCTTTCTCATCGCGGTACAAAAGGGCATCAGCACGCTGGCGATCGTCGCCGGCGCGGTCTTCGCGTTCGTGCTGCGGGGGCATCCCGGCGAGAATCCCGTCCAGGTCGCGTTTTCGCGAAGGCTGTCACGCGGCGCGCACAGCGCGGTCGTGCACTGGCTCGCCGCGCACGTGCCGTACTTGTCGTCGAATCAGGCGCTCGCGCTCGGCATCGGGCTGGTCCTGTGGGCGGGTGTCTTCGCGGCGGAGACCATCGGCGTCTGGATCCAGGCGGCGTGGGGGGAATTGCTGGTGATCGCCGAAACCGCGGCCTTCCTGCCGGTCGAGGGATGGCGCATCGCACATCATCCCCGGCCGCCGGAGTTCGTGGCCGTGTCGATCAATCTGCTGATCCTGGGGTACCTGATTCGCAAATACCTGAGGCGCCGGCGCGGCGAGGCCTGA
- a CDS encoding NAD(P)-binding domain-containing protein, with protein MTVSWVTEVKAGLARAAEYGGAFIDAQEAKRRLPLADAVGLVRDAVLWEASGRVLMPDARRAALRYSAQGDGPRVAAISKCCVIPALDIAAFRFLGSVLGDDPVRFLHLVGLERRNLLATIDEHLTYLVRIAALALVVAEHTVPAPAPVIGMIGAGRLARAVLGAFIESGRAGEIVIASRRPASRDRLVHDLTAAGFPHVTAVDSAREAAGRADFLVSATNAASPIVSAAWVKPGATVYGLGDAVEFADDLLVRRERGPVRLIVSNWLECAQRADFRRLIDDGRIDQSDVDVELSDVISGREPARVDPRGVVCVRAPGSVTLDALLGAWICARRALAV; from the coding sequence GTGACGGTCTCGTGGGTGACCGAGGTCAAGGCCGGACTGGCGCGGGCCGCTGAATACGGCGGCGCGTTCATCGATGCGCAGGAGGCGAAGCGGCGCCTGCCGCTCGCGGACGCGGTCGGGCTCGTCCGCGACGCGGTGCTGTGGGAGGCCTCGGGGCGCGTCCTGATGCCGGATGCCCGGCGCGCGGCCCTGCGCTACAGCGCGCAGGGAGACGGCCCTCGCGTCGCGGCCATCTCGAAGTGCTGCGTGATCCCCGCCCTCGACATCGCGGCGTTCCGTTTTCTCGGCTCCGTCCTCGGCGACGACCCGGTCCGGTTTCTGCATCTGGTGGGTCTGGAGCGGCGCAATCTGCTCGCCACCATCGACGAGCACCTGACCTATCTCGTGCGCATCGCCGCGCTGGCGCTCGTCGTCGCCGAGCACACCGTGCCGGCGCCTGCGCCGGTGATAGGCATGATCGGCGCGGGGCGCCTCGCCCGCGCGGTGCTCGGCGCGTTCATCGAGTCGGGAAGGGCCGGCGAGATCGTCATCGCCTCGCGCCGGCCGGCGTCCCGGGACCGGCTCGTTCACGACCTGACGGCGGCCGGTTTCCCGCACGTGACCGCCGTCGACTCCGCGCGCGAGGCCGCGGGCCGCGCCGACTTTCTCGTCTCGGCGACGAACGCCGCATCCCCGATCGTCTCCGCCGCATGGGTCAAGCCCGGCGCGACGGTGTACGGGCTCGGCGACGCGGTCGAATTCGCCGACGATCTGCTCGTCCGGCGCGAGCGCGGCCCGGTGCGTCTCATCGTATCCAACTGGCTTGAGTGCGCGCAGCGCGCGGATTTCCGCCGGCTGATCGACGATGGACGGATCGACCAATCCGACGTCGACGTCGAACTGTCGGACGTCATCTCGGGCCGGGAGCCGGCGCGGGTGGACCCGCGGGGCGTCGTATGCGTGCGCGCACCGGGTAGTGTGACACTCGACGCGCTGCTCGGCGCCTGGATTTGCGCCCGCCGCGCCCTCGCCGTATAA
- a CDS encoding DUF3830 family protein, translated as MKRIVVEFEDHAFEAVLLDEQAPIICNNIWNALPLEGPVTNTKWSGDMLRLWVQIPEPPERENMSQLQNPGDIIFLPKWNGLRFVYGQARMQGPSGAHPTPLVGRMLGGVAELAALGKRVEWEGARTVRVRRA; from the coding sequence ATGAAGCGGATCGTGGTGGAGTTCGAAGACCACGCCTTCGAGGCCGTGCTCCTCGACGAGCAGGCGCCGATCATCTGCAACAACATCTGGAACGCCCTGCCGCTCGAGGGACCGGTGACCAACACGAAGTGGAGCGGCGACATGCTGCGGCTGTGGGTCCAGATCCCCGAGCCGCCGGAGCGTGAGAACATGTCGCAGCTGCAGAACCCCGGCGATATCATATTTTTACCGAAGTGGAACGGCCTGCGCTTCGTCTACGGACAGGCGCGGATGCAGGGCCCGAGCGGTGCGCACCCCACGCCGCTCGTCGGCCGGATGCTCGGCGGCGTCGCCGAGCTGGCGGCGCTCGGCAAGCGGGTGGAGTGGGAAGGCGCCAGGACGGTGCGGGTGCGCCGGGCCTAA
- a CDS encoding isochorismatase family protein — translation MADGGPWSGILSPDEVQVYDRLGYWRTSRDPGVAPALVLVDLENNFTGDRPEPILESIRRYRYSCGQHAWESLPHIRRLLDASRAAGLPVVYTRGADDPEDATPDERRDGRQIVQVVAPAGGERVFEKRAASAFYAGGLLQYLVHAHVDTLLVCGCTTSGCVRATVVDSASHGFRTVVVAECVFDRAVLPHRVNLFDMAAKYAAVWSLADSLEWLRARPGLRRGPQSRAAIRG, via the coding sequence ATGGCGGACGGCGGTCCCTGGAGCGGTATCCTTTCCCCGGACGAAGTTCAGGTCTACGACCGCCTCGGCTACTGGCGTACCTCCCGCGATCCCGGCGTTGCTCCGGCGCTTGTCCTCGTCGACCTCGAAAATAACTTTACGGGCGACCGGCCCGAGCCCATCCTCGAGAGCATCCGGCGTTACCGATACAGCTGCGGGCAGCACGCGTGGGAAAGTCTGCCCCACATCCGCCGTCTTCTCGATGCCTCGCGGGCGGCCGGGCTGCCGGTCGTCTACACTCGCGGCGCCGACGATCCCGAGGACGCGACCCCGGACGAGCGCCGTGACGGCCGGCAGATCGTCCAGGTGGTGGCGCCGGCGGGCGGCGAGCGCGTGTTTGAGAAGCGCGCGGCCAGCGCGTTCTACGCGGGCGGACTCCTTCAATATCTGGTCCACGCGCACGTCGATACGCTGCTGGTGTGCGGGTGCACGACGAGCGGATGCGTGCGTGCGACCGTCGTCGACAGCGCCTCGCACGGGTTTCGCACGGTGGTCGTCGCGGAGTGCGTTTTCGACCGGGCCGTGCTGCCGCACCGCGTGAACCTCTTTGACATGGCCGCCAAGTACGCGGCGGTCTGGTCCCTCGCCGACTCCCTGGAGTGGCTCCGGGCGCGCCCGGGCCTACGGCGTGGGCCACAATCGCGCGCCGCGATCCGCGGATAG
- a CDS encoding diguanylate cyclase — protein MRRDHGKTLLADAAEHSVGLVGMVDSRGCFTYVNRALCRVLGYTSEELLGTPFARLLSPNISVRKQKEIVAGVFRDRGWTGECLIPRRDGTDVLFELSVGPVKGPRGEVIGGIGYARDLSKEAATRAALRQNEEQFRQLTEHIREVFFVSTPEPVRVLYLSPAYEEIWGRPRQEVYDRATAWIESIHPEDRDRVLRVFARQSGETTEMEYRIVRPDGAVRWINNRSYPVRDTTGAFYRVVGIAEDITARKRTEQILEEGLARTREAHAELAVALRRAEAQALDTALLTELIDVVQACPTVDDAYAVTGGMLARFFPAQPGALCVIRSSRDAVETVAAWGDRAVTAPTFGPDDCWALRRGKLHVVHDPHASTRCGHLSDVLPGGAVCVPLAAHGETLGVLCVERRPRPAETAADGAKDDGDTDVRRAAVVAERLSLTLANVQLRETLRRQSIRDPLTGLFNRRFMEESLERELQRAARTREPVTLLMLDLDHFKPFNDTYGHPAGDAFLRALGQFLGERVRGQDLACRYGGEEFLVILVGTSAEDARRRADTWREECRGLNAQYAGRSLGGVTLSVGIATYPIHGESGDRLVAAADQALYRAKAAGRDRVLVADAGPSVEAARANSA, from the coding sequence ATGCGTCGCGATCACGGCAAAACGCTGCTCGCCGACGCCGCGGAGCACAGCGTCGGCTTGGTCGGCATGGTCGACTCCCGGGGCTGCTTTACGTACGTGAACCGCGCGCTCTGCCGGGTGCTGGGGTACACGTCGGAGGAGCTGCTCGGCACGCCGTTCGCGCGTCTCCTGTCGCCGAATATCAGTGTCAGGAAGCAAAAGGAGATCGTGGCGGGGGTGTTCCGGGACCGCGGATGGACGGGTGAGTGCCTGATCCCGCGTCGCGATGGGACAGATGTTTTGTTTGAGTTGAGCGTCGGCCCCGTCAAAGGGCCGCGCGGCGAGGTGATTGGCGGGATCGGGTATGCCCGGGACCTCAGCAAGGAAGCGGCGACGAGGGCGGCGCTCCGGCAGAACGAAGAGCAGTTCCGCCAGCTGACCGAGCACATCCGCGAGGTCTTCTTCGTCAGCACACCCGAGCCGGTCCGCGTTCTCTATCTCAGCCCGGCCTACGAGGAAATCTGGGGCAGGCCACGCCAGGAGGTGTACGATCGCGCCACGGCGTGGATCGAGTCCATCCATCCGGAGGACCGGGATCGCGTCCTTCGCGTCTTTGCGCGCCAAAGCGGCGAGACGACCGAGATGGAGTACCGGATCGTCCGGCCCGACGGCGCGGTGCGCTGGATCAACAATCGCAGCTATCCCGTCCGCGACACGACGGGGGCGTTCTATCGCGTGGTCGGGATCGCGGAAGATATCACCGCACGCAAGCGCACGGAGCAGATATTGGAGGAGGGCCTCGCCCGCACGCGGGAGGCCCACGCCGAGCTGGCCGTGGCCCTGCGCAGGGCGGAGGCGCAGGCCCTCGACACCGCCCTGTTGACCGAGCTCATCGACGTCGTCCAGGCATGCCCGACCGTCGACGATGCCTACGCGGTGACGGGCGGCATGCTCGCCAGGTTCTTCCCCGCGCAGCCGGGGGCGCTGTGCGTGATCAGATCCTCCCGGGACGCCGTTGAGACCGTCGCGGCCTGGGGCGATCGAGCCGTTACGGCGCCGACGTTCGGACCCGACGACTGCTGGGCCCTCCGGCGAGGCAAGCTCCACGTCGTCCACGATCCTCATGCGTCGACGCGCTGCGGCCACCTGAGCGACGTCCTGCCCGGGGGCGCGGTGTGCGTACCGCTCGCGGCGCACGGTGAAACCCTGGGGGTGCTGTGCGTCGAGCGTCGGCCGCGACCGGCCGAGACGGCCGCGGACGGGGCGAAGGACGACGGAGACACCGATGTCCGGCGAGCCGCGGTCGTGGCGGAGCGGCTCTCCCTGACCCTCGCCAACGTGCAGCTCCGAGAGACCCTCCGGCGACAGTCTATTCGCGATCCGCTCACGGGGTTGTTCAACCGGCGGTTCATGGAAGAGTCGCTGGAGCGGGAACTGCAGCGGGCCGCGCGGACCCGCGAGCCGGTCACGCTGCTCATGCTCGATCTCGACCACTTCAAGCCGTTCAACGATACGTACGGGCACCCCGCGGGCGACGCGTTTCTGCGGGCCCTCGGTCAATTCTTGGGCGAGCGGGTGCGGGGCCAGGACCTGGCGTGCCGCTACGGGGGCGAGGAGTTTCTCGTCATCCTCGTCGGCACGTCCGCCGAGGACGCCCGGCGGCGCGCGGATACGTGGCGCGAGGAGTGTCGCGGCTTGAACGCGCAATACGCAGGCCGGAGCCTCGGCGGCGTCACCCTTTCCGTCGGGATCGCAACCTATCCGATCCACGGCGAGAGCGGGGACCGGTTGGTCGCAGCGGCCGATCAGGCGCTCTATCGCGCCAAGGCGGCGGGACGGGACCGGGTGCTGGTCGCCGACGCCGGCCCGAGCGTGGAGGCCGCACGGGCGAACTCCGCCTGA
- a CDS encoding succinylglutamate desuccinylase/aspartoacylase family protein, translating to MPHDQVRFEEFEVSRRPGCRRVTAAVDAGPAVDLPVIAIAGERPGPVFVAAAGVHGDEYEGPRALWEVCGSLPPSSLSGVFVALPICNPWAFAAGSRTTPAHLDGVNLARTFPGDPAGSPTQRLAAALLAFVLRLRPSLFLDLHSGGVRYRFLPAAAYRRGLGDPQRSRAAVRAFGVRNLWAGRDHAGTFNSETARRGITTVGNEMSGAGGCLDEDVAADRDGVLNLMRWLGMLRDRPAPEVTGPFWETTEVPAPAGGYAHMRTSVGDAVSGGAPVATVRTPFGEIAGEACAPYDGVVWVTRHLRVIEAGEMIVSVAQPANDDHT from the coding sequence GTGCCGCACGACCAGGTACGATTCGAGGAGTTCGAGGTAAGCCGGCGCCCCGGCTGCCGCCGGGTGACGGCCGCCGTGGACGCGGGTCCCGCGGTCGACCTGCCGGTGATCGCGATCGCGGGCGAGCGCCCGGGACCGGTGTTCGTCGCCGCCGCCGGCGTGCACGGCGACGAGTACGAAGGTCCCCGGGCGTTGTGGGAGGTCTGCGGCTCGCTGCCGCCGTCGTCGCTGTCGGGGGTGTTCGTGGCCCTGCCGATCTGCAACCCGTGGGCGTTCGCGGCCGGATCTCGCACGACGCCGGCGCATCTCGACGGCGTCAATCTCGCGCGGACGTTTCCCGGAGATCCGGCCGGTTCTCCGACGCAACGGCTCGCCGCCGCGCTGCTCGCGTTCGTCCTGCGCCTGCGTCCGTCGCTCTTCCTCGATCTCCACAGCGGCGGGGTGCGGTACCGCTTCCTGCCGGCCGCGGCGTACCGGCGCGGTCTCGGCGACCCGCAGCGCTCACGGGCGGCCGTGCGCGCATTCGGCGTCCGGAACCTATGGGCCGGCCGCGATCACGCCGGCACGTTCAATTCCGAGACCGCCCGGCGCGGCATTACGACCGTTGGAAACGAGATGAGCGGCGCCGGAGGGTGTCTCGACGAAGACGTCGCGGCCGATCGCGACGGCGTCCTCAACCTGATGCGCTGGCTCGGCATGCTCCGCGACCGGCCGGCGCCGGAAGTGACCGGACCGTTCTGGGAGACCACGGAGGTGCCGGCGCCCGCCGGAGGATACGCGCACATGCGGACGTCCGTGGGCGACGCCGTATCCGGCGGCGCGCCCGTGGCGACGGTGCGGACGCCGTTCGGAGAGATCGCCGGCGAGGCGTGCGCTCCCTACGACGGCGTGGTCTGGGTCACCCGCCACCTGCGGGTGATCGAAGCCGGGGAGATGATCGTGTCGGTCGCGCAACCGGCGAACGACGACCACACGTAG
- a CDS encoding ABC transporter permease, with product MAGSTLVFAAPRRAPDRTRASLLRRLLRSPSGVAGATLLSVLLVAAFGLSFVTPYNPSAQDLGLAVRPPSLARVDGGVHLLGTDQLGRDVFSRLLVGLRISLLVAVAVVPLSTLLGLAVGMVTGYRGGWLDVALMRLVDAQLSIPTLLLTVAVVCVLGSGLLQIVVVLVIAGWPQYARVVRAEVLSLREREFAAAARAVGASDVRILAQHVLPNLVPTVLVLATLHLPVVIIAEAALSFLGLGIQPPTPSLGQMLGYSQEMIWRAWWMPTIPGVAITLVVLAFNLTGDRMRDVLDPRLRGLGPV from the coding sequence ATGGCTGGGTCGACCCTCGTCTTCGCGGCGCCTCGCAGGGCGCCTGACCGCACGCGGGCGTCGCTGCTCCGGCGGCTGCTGCGCAGTCCGTCCGGGGTCGCGGGGGCGACGCTCCTCAGCGTGCTGCTGGTGGCCGCGTTCGGCCTGTCGTTCGTCACGCCCTACAATCCCTCGGCGCAGGACCTCGGCCTCGCGGTGCGCCCCCCGTCGCTCGCGCGGGTGGACGGCGGCGTGCATCTCCTGGGGACCGATCAATTGGGACGCGACGTCTTCAGCCGCCTCCTGGTCGGGCTCCGGATCTCGCTGCTGGTGGCCGTCGCGGTGGTGCCGCTCTCGACGCTGCTCGGCCTGGCGGTCGGAATGGTCACGGGCTACCGTGGCGGCTGGCTCGACGTCGCGCTGATGCGGCTCGTGGACGCGCAACTCTCGATACCCACGCTGCTGCTCACCGTGGCCGTGGTGTGCGTGCTGGGTTCCGGCCTGCTGCAGATCGTGGTCGTGCTGGTCATCGCCGGGTGGCCGCAGTACGCGCGCGTCGTACGCGCGGAGGTCCTGTCGCTGCGCGAGCGCGAGTTTGCGGCCGCGGCACGCGCGGTGGGCGCGTCCGACGTCCGTATTCTCGCGCAACATGTGCTCCCAAACCTGGTCCCCACGGTGCTTGTGCTTGCTACGCTGCACCTCCCCGTGGTGATCATCGCGGAGGCCGCACTGAGCTTCCTTGGCCTGGGCATCCAGCCACCCACGCCCAGCCTCGGACAGATGCTGGGATACTCGCAGGAGATGATCTGGCGGGCGTGGTGGATGCCCACTATCCCCGGAGTGGCCATTACGCTCGTGGTGCTGGCGTTCAACCTTACGGGCGACCGTATGCGGGATGTGCTCGATCCCCGGCTGCGCGGTCTCGGACCGGTGTGA
- a CDS encoding aminotransferase class III-fold pyridoxal phosphate-dependent enzyme, protein MSDALSGTVSHVLHRSDAPRLRAVRGQGVYVYDAEGRKYLDGSSGPLAVNLGHGVPEILAAMERQLRQITFAHGSEFTTEAQERAADLVVAFTPPGLSRVFFVSGGSEATETAIKMARQYWVDAGRPSKYKIISKRASYHGATLGALSLSGFAARRGPYEPLLLPFPQIPEVHCRRCPYGLEYGRCAIECATALEAAIQREGAGTVAAFIAEPLSGAANAAVVPPPEYFRVVREICDRHDVLFIADEVMTGFGRTGAKFAIDHWGVVPDLVVCAKGLGAGYVPIGAVVAHERVGDQILRVSGRFIHGHTYAGNPLACATAAAVLEYIQAHDLVRAAKRKGAALERELDPLRRHPRVAEVRGLGLMWGVEFSAPGPAAGPAVVAAALRNGLLVYPAGGSLPGSAANQILVGPPLTIADAEIVELGRLLRKSVDDAFA, encoded by the coding sequence ATGAGCGACGCGCTCTCGGGTACCGTAAGCCACGTCCTGCACCGCAGCGACGCTCCGCGCCTCCGCGCCGTGCGCGGCCAGGGCGTCTATGTGTACGACGCGGAGGGCCGCAAGTACCTCGACGGCTCGTCGGGGCCCCTCGCCGTCAACCTCGGACACGGCGTCCCCGAGATCCTCGCGGCGATGGAGCGCCAGCTCCGGCAGATCACCTTCGCGCACGGGTCGGAGTTTACGACCGAGGCGCAGGAGCGCGCCGCCGACCTCGTCGTCGCCTTCACGCCGCCGGGTCTCTCGCGCGTCTTCTTTGTGTCCGGCGGCAGCGAGGCGACGGAGACGGCGATCAAGATGGCGCGCCAGTATTGGGTGGACGCGGGACGGCCTTCCAAGTACAAGATCATCAGCAAGCGCGCGAGCTACCACGGCGCGACGCTCGGCGCCCTGTCGCTGTCCGGGTTCGCCGCGCGCCGCGGACCGTACGAGCCGCTCTTGCTGCCGTTTCCTCAGATTCCGGAGGTGCACTGCCGGCGCTGCCCGTACGGCCTCGAATACGGCCGCTGCGCGATCGAGTGCGCGACCGCGCTCGAAGCGGCGATCCAACGCGAGGGCGCCGGCACCGTCGCGGCGTTCATCGCCGAGCCGCTCTCCGGCGCGGCCAACGCGGCCGTCGTCCCGCCGCCCGAGTACTTCCGGGTCGTCCGGGAGATCTGCGACCGCCACGACGTGCTGTTCATCGCCGACGAGGTGATGACGGGGTTCGGGCGAACCGGAGCCAAATTCGCGATCGATCACTGGGGCGTCGTCCCGGACCTCGTGGTCTGCGCGAAGGGGCTCGGCGCGGGATACGTGCCGATCGGCGCGGTGGTCGCGCACGAGCGCGTCGGCGACCAGATCCTTCGTGTGTCCGGGCGGTTCATCCACGGGCACACGTATGCCGGCAACCCGCTGGCCTGCGCCACCGCGGCCGCGGTACTCGAATACATTCAGGCGCACGACCTCGTCCGCGCGGCCAAACGCAAGGGCGCCGCGCTCGAACGCGAACTTGACCCGCTGCGCCGGCATCCGCGCGTGGCGGAGGTGCGGGGACTCGGGCTGATGTGGGGCGTGGAGTTTTCGGCGCCGGGTCCGGCGGCCGGCCCGGCCGTGGTCGCGGCGGCCCTACGCAACGGGCTCCTTGTCTATCCGGCGGGCGGGTCGCTTCCGGGCTCGGCCGCGAATCAGATCCTGGTCGGACCCCCGCTCACGATTGCGGACGCTGAGATCGTGGAATTGGGACGGCTGTTGAGAAAGAGCGTCGACGACGCGTTCGCGTAG
- a CDS encoding DUF3830 family protein, which translates to MKRIGIELDGVKVTAVLYEDRAPVTVGALWASLPYEDRVTHAKWSGDMFHANTELPIDVDYSKFPFGMENPVGFQAPGEIVYLPAIRELAIAYGEARFAWVMGAMMVSALGRIEGDLTAFAKKAERLMWDGAMLLVLRRLDGADAGGAR; encoded by the coding sequence ATGAAGAGGATCGGCATCGAGCTCGACGGCGTCAAGGTGACCGCCGTCCTGTACGAAGACCGGGCCCCGGTCACGGTCGGTGCGTTGTGGGCGAGCCTGCCGTACGAAGACCGGGTCACGCACGCGAAGTGGTCCGGCGACATGTTCCACGCGAACACCGAGCTGCCCATTGACGTCGACTACTCGAAGTTTCCGTTCGGAATGGAAAATCCCGTGGGGTTTCAGGCGCCGGGCGAGATCGTGTACCTGCCGGCGATCCGGGAGCTCGCGATCGCCTATGGGGAAGCCCGGTTCGCCTGGGTAATGGGGGCGATGATGGTCTCGGCGCTGGGCCGGATCGAAGGCGACCTCACCGCGTTCGCCAAGAAGGCGGAGCGCCTGATGTGGGACGGCGCCATGCTCCTGGTGCTGCGCCGTCTCGACGGCGCGGACGCGGGAGGGGCGCGATGA
- a CDS encoding DUF2630 family protein yields MEDKTVFHRINELTNEEHEIWRKESAGEATDADRERLRHLQVTLDQCWDLLQQRKARRAAGLDPSGAAVRDEKTVEGYIR; encoded by the coding sequence GTGGAAGACAAGACGGTGTTTCACCGGATTAACGAGCTGACGAACGAGGAACACGAGATCTGGCGCAAAGAGTCCGCGGGCGAAGCGACGGACGCCGACCGCGAGCGCCTGCGGCACCTTCAGGTCACGCTGGATCAGTGCTGGGATCTCCTCCAGCAGCGCAAGGCCCGCCGGGCCGCCGGTCTCGACCCGTCCGGCGCCGCGGTCCGGGACGAAAAGACAGTTGAAGGCTACATTCGATAG
- a CDS encoding copper amine oxidase N-terminal domain-containing protein: MFAVCIDRLLRIVAGTILIGAIAAGLASVAGAQTVAPYVKVVVDGSPIYLDAPPMIVNGRVLVPLRGVFERLGATVIWDPASQTVRAQNGPTGVALTIGASQAVVNGQPQSLDSPALLVGGRTMVPLRFISQALGANVSWDAATYTVQIASQGAAAPPATVPPSVSYPPGQVPPAPYPGQAPPAPYPPAPAPQPAVQTITGTVTQVNAAVYPGQLTVRTPDGPTYTYQIVSGTTITRVNPATGLNGPVALSTIQAGDAVAVTGDPSGTAQSVQALNYTPAPPGAPTVTGAVTEVNASAYPGRLIVQASNGTVYTYQIVSGTTITRMNTTTGVGGPVPLSAIQAGDAVTVAADPTGTAQNVQVSFAEITGTIASAGGNQIALQDGQTYMLAPTAQVMRDGQVVPPAALLPGSVVTLRVNPATRLVYGVNLRQAAAPGAITAVTVTPAGRQLVTGDVMTVVAAGPARATATFAIAGLRAGLPMTESATQPGTYIGTYAVQPGDAVANGNVVVSLTAPNRQLLTATAPAPVSIYAPAAPSTAAGAPVIVSPAAGKGVTTPFTVTGIAPPGSQVKVTADYDKNIIGFHWHGTLGAQTVTADVNGHWSATFTQKPPVLGVNLTITAVLTDNTGAARSAPATVTTTLQ; the protein is encoded by the coding sequence GTGTTCGCAGTGTGCATTGACCGGCTGTTGAGAATTGTTGCCGGCACCATCCTGATCGGGGCGATCGCCGCCGGCCTCGCGTCCGTGGCCGGGGCACAAACGGTGGCGCCGTACGTCAAGGTCGTGGTCGACGGCAGCCCCATCTACCTCGACGCGCCGCCCATGATCGTCAACGGACGGGTCCTCGTACCGCTTCGCGGCGTCTTCGAGCGGCTCGGCGCGACGGTGATCTGGGATCCGGCATCGCAAACCGTACGCGCGCAGAACGGCCCGACCGGCGTCGCGTTGACCATAGGCGCGTCACAGGCGGTCGTCAACGGGCAGCCGCAATCCCTCGACTCCCCGGCATTGCTCGTCGGGGGCCGGACGATGGTGCCGCTGCGCTTCATCAGCCAGGCGCTCGGGGCCAACGTCAGTTGGGATGCGGCGACCTACACCGTTCAGATCGCGAGCCAAGGGGCCGCGGCGCCGCCGGCGACCGTTCCGCCGTCGGTCAGCTACCCGCCGGGACAGGTGCCGCCGGCGCCCTACCCGGGGCAGGCGCCGCCAGCGCCCTATCCCCCGGCGCCCGCGCCGCAGCCGGCAGTCCAGACGATCACAGGGACGGTCACGCAGGTGAACGCGGCCGTGTATCCGGGACAACTCACCGTGCGGACGCCCGACGGTCCGACCTACACGTATCAGATTGTCTCCGGCACCACGATCACGCGGGTGAACCCCGCGACCGGTCTCAACGGGCCCGTCGCATTGAGCACGATTCAGGCGGGTGACGCCGTTGCCGTGACCGGCGATCCAAGCGGGACGGCGCAGAGCGTCCAGGCGCTCAACTATACGCCGGCGCCGCCGGGAGCCCCGACGGTCACGGGCGCGGTGACGGAGGTGAACGCCTCGGCGTATCCCGGCCGGCTGATCGTTCAAGCGTCGAACGGAACCGTCTACACGTACCAGATCGTCTCGGGCACCACGATTACGCGGATGAACACGACGACCGGGGTTGGCGGCCCCGTGCCGTTGAGCGCGATCCAGGCGGGCGACGCGGTGACCGTGGCGGCCGATCCGACGGGGACGGCGCAGAACGTTCAGGTGTCGTTTGCCGAGATCACCGGTACGATCGCGTCGGCGGGCGGCAACCAGATCGCCCTGCAGGACGGACAGACGTACATGCTCGCCCCCACCGCACAGGTGATGCGAGACGGCCAGGTCGTCCCGCCCGCGGCCCTCCTACCGGGCAGCGTGGTGACGCTTCGGGTGAACCCGGCGACGCGCCTGGTGTACGGCGTGAACCTCCGGCAGGCGGCGGCGCCGGGGGCGATTACCGCGGTTACCGTGACGCCGGCCGGGCGTCAGCTGGTCACGGGCGATGTGATGACCGTCGTCGCCGCAGGCCCGGCGCGCGCCACCGCGACCTTCGCGATCGCCGGACTGCGGGCCGGCCTCCCGATGACGGAGTCGGCGACTCAGCCCGGCACATATATCGGCACCTACGCGGTGCAGCCGGGCGATGCCGTCGCCAATGGGAACGTGGTGGTCAGCCTCACCGCGCCCAACCGGCAGTTGTTGACCGCAACGGCTCCGGCACCGGTGTCGATTTACGCGCCCGCGGCGCCGTCAACGGCCGCCGGGGCCCCGGTGATCGTCAGCCCGGCAGCCGGCAAGGGTGTGACGACCCCGTTCACCGTGACGGGCATCGCCCCGCCGGGGTCTCAGGTCAAGGTCACCGCGGACTACGATAAGAACATCATCGGCTTTCACTGGCACGGCACGCTCGGCGCCCAGACCGTCACCGCGGACGTAAACGGGCATTGGTCGGCGACGTTCACTCAGAAACCTCCGGTGCTGGGTGTGAACCTGACGATCACCGCGGTCCTCACAGACAACACCGGTGCGGCGCGATCGGCGCCGGCCACCGTTACTACCACGCTGCAGTAG